A region from the Sphingomonas sp. S2-65 genome encodes:
- a CDS encoding glycosyltransferase produces MLRVLVLSTLFPDASRPNFGIFVERQTHALAARDDVEVRVVSPRGIPPWPLSRLGRYAPLSVLPTREQWNGLQVHRPTFLNLPGTSGRFHAAALARAVTPVLDRLRDEFPFDVIAAEFFFPDGVAAVALGKRYGVPVSIKARGSDIHRWSKMRATRGQIVRAGQAADGLLAVSEGLRDDMAALGMPRERITCLVTGVDLSRFSPVDRPAAKAKLGISGPLVLSIGALIPLKGHEIVIDALVSLPGVSLWIAGEGPHRPYLARKIARLGLGNRVRLLGAVPHNVVADLLAAADVMALASEREGLANAWVEALASGTPVIIPDVGGARQVVRTHQAGRIVPRDAAHFAVAIQDLIATPPSAAATRATVEPFTWEANSSTLSDFLQHLVNQRSSKR; encoded by the coding sequence ATGCTCCGCGTGCTGGTTCTTTCCACGCTCTTCCCTGACGCATCTCGGCCGAACTTCGGCATCTTCGTTGAGCGTCAGACCCACGCGCTGGCAGCGCGCGACGATGTTGAGGTGCGGGTAGTGTCACCCCGCGGCATCCCGCCCTGGCCCTTGTCGCGCCTGGGCCGTTATGCGCCCCTTTCCGTGCTCCCTACACGCGAGCAGTGGAACGGGCTGCAGGTCCACCGCCCAACCTTCCTCAATCTCCCGGGTACGAGTGGGCGCTTCCATGCCGCCGCGCTTGCTCGTGCAGTCACGCCTGTGCTCGACCGCCTGCGGGACGAGTTCCCGTTCGACGTCATCGCCGCCGAGTTCTTCTTTCCTGACGGCGTCGCGGCGGTCGCGCTCGGCAAGCGCTACGGAGTACCGGTTTCGATAAAGGCGCGCGGCTCCGACATTCATCGCTGGAGCAAGATGCGCGCAACCCGCGGCCAGATCGTGAGGGCAGGACAAGCCGCCGATGGCTTGCTGGCGGTATCAGAAGGACTTCGCGACGACATGGCGGCGCTGGGTATGCCTCGCGAGCGGATCACCTGCCTCGTTACTGGCGTCGATCTTTCCCGCTTCTCGCCGGTCGACCGGCCCGCGGCCAAGGCAAAGCTTGGGATAAGCGGGCCATTGGTGCTGTCCATCGGCGCTTTGATTCCGCTCAAGGGCCATGAGATCGTCATCGACGCGCTCGTGTCCTTGCCCGGAGTGTCGCTGTGGATTGCTGGCGAAGGACCGCATCGGCCGTATCTCGCTCGAAAGATTGCCAGGCTCGGCCTTGGGAATCGCGTTCGCCTGCTCGGCGCGGTGCCCCACAATGTCGTTGCGGACCTGCTCGCGGCGGCCGACGTCATGGCCCTGGCTTCCGAGCGTGAGGGCTTGGCCAACGCCTGGGTCGAGGCGCTCGCCAGCGGTACGCCCGTCATTATTCCTGATGTCGGTGGCGCCCGCCAGGTCGTGCGCACGCACCAGGCCGGGCGGATCGTACCCCGCGATGCCGCCCACTTTGCCGTGGCTATCCAGGATCTGATCGCCACTCCGCCATCCGCAGCCGCGACCCGTGCAACTGTTGAACCCTTCACCTGGGAGGCGAACAGCAGCACCTTGAGCGATTTCCTCCAGCACCTCGTCAACCAGCGCTCCAGCAAGCGCTGA
- the hslU gene encoding ATP-dependent protease ATPase subunit HslU → MNQNLTPKTIVAALDSHIIGQRDAKKAVAVALRNRWRRQQLSADLRDEVTPKNILMIGPTGCGKTEISRRLAKLADAPFVKVEATKFTEVGYVGRDVEQIARDLVEEAIRLEKERRRSAVKDKAEEAAMNRLLDALTGKDASTATREAFKQRFHDGVLDNTEIEIEIEQAPAMPFDVPGGAPQMINLSEMMKGLAGSPLKRRKLNVRAAWDKLVEEEADKRLDQDEVSRVALADAEANGIVFLDEIDKIAVSDVRGGSVSREGVQRDLLPLIEGTTVATKYGPMKTDHILFIASGAFHVAKPSDLLPELQGRLPIRVELKALTEEDFVSILSDTKASLVQQYAALLGTEGVSIDFTDDGIRAVAKIAAEVNAEIENIGARRLSTVMEKLLEEVSFEAEDRSGSTLVIDGAYVDKQLSSVARNTDLSRYVL, encoded by the coding sequence ATGAACCAGAACCTTACCCCCAAGACGATCGTCGCCGCGCTCGACAGCCACATCATCGGGCAGCGCGATGCCAAGAAGGCCGTTGCCGTCGCGCTGCGCAACCGCTGGCGCCGGCAGCAGCTCAGTGCCGATCTCCGCGACGAGGTAACGCCGAAGAACATCCTGATGATCGGGCCCACGGGCTGCGGCAAGACCGAGATCAGCCGCCGGCTGGCGAAGCTGGCCGACGCGCCGTTCGTGAAGGTCGAGGCGACCAAGTTCACCGAGGTCGGCTATGTCGGCCGCGACGTCGAGCAGATCGCCCGCGACCTGGTCGAGGAAGCGATCCGGCTGGAAAAGGAGCGCCGGCGTTCCGCGGTGAAGGACAAGGCCGAAGAGGCGGCGATGAACCGCCTGCTCGACGCGCTGACCGGCAAGGATGCGAGCACCGCGACGCGCGAGGCGTTCAAGCAGCGCTTCCACGACGGCGTGCTAGACAATACCGAGATCGAGATCGAAATCGAGCAGGCCCCGGCCATGCCGTTCGACGTGCCCGGCGGCGCGCCGCAGATGATCAATTTGTCCGAGATGATGAAGGGGCTGGCCGGCAGCCCGCTCAAGCGGCGCAAGCTCAACGTGCGCGCGGCGTGGGACAAATTGGTCGAGGAAGAAGCCGACAAGCGCCTCGACCAGGACGAAGTCAGCCGTGTGGCGCTGGCCGATGCCGAAGCGAACGGGATCGTCTTCCTCGACGAGATCGACAAGATCGCCGTGAGCGATGTGCGTGGCGGTTCGGTGAGCCGCGAGGGCGTCCAGCGCGACTTGCTGCCGCTGATCGAGGGCACGACCGTAGCGACCAAGTACGGGCCGATGAAGACCGACCATATCCTGTTCATCGCATCGGGCGCGTTCCACGTCGCCAAGCCGTCGGACCTGCTGCCCGAGCTTCAGGGGCGCCTGCCGATCCGCGTCGAGCTCAAGGCGCTGACCGAGGAGGACTTCGTCTCGATCCTGTCGGACACCAAGGCGAGCCTGGTGCAGCAATATGCCGCGCTGCTCGGCACCGAGGGCGTCAGCATCGACTTCACCGACGACGGCATCCGCGCGGTGGCGAAGATCGCGGCCGAAGTGAATGCCGAGATCGAGAATATCGGCGCGCGTCGGCTCTCGACGGTGATGGAGAAGCTGCTCGAGGAAGTTAGCTTCGAGGCCGAGGATCGTTCGGGTTCGACGCTGGTGATCGACGGCGCTTATGTCGACAAGCAATTGTCGAGCGTGGCGCGCAACACCGACCTCAGCCGCTACGTGCTGTAG
- the hslV gene encoding ATP-dependent protease subunit HslV: MSDNSNAWHGTTILSVRKSGKVVIAGDGQVSAGNTVMKPNARKVRPLGDGSVIAGFAGATADAFTLFERLESKLERHHGQLLRAAVELAKDWRTDKYLRNLEAMLIVADKEVTLIVTGNGDVLEPEGGVAAIGSGGNFALAAARALVDYESDAEKIARQAMKIAGELCVYTNDRLTIETLDSVN, translated from the coding sequence ATGAGCGACAACAGCAATGCGTGGCACGGCACGACCATTCTCTCCGTGCGCAAATCGGGCAAAGTGGTGATCGCCGGCGACGGCCAGGTCTCGGCCGGAAACACCGTGATGAAGCCCAACGCGCGCAAGGTGCGGCCGCTGGGCGACGGATCGGTGATCGCCGGCTTTGCCGGGGCGACCGCGGATGCGTTCACCCTGTTCGAGCGGCTGGAAAGCAAGCTGGAGCGGCATCACGGCCAACTGCTGCGTGCGGCGGTCGAACTCGCCAAGGATTGGCGGACCGACAAATATCTCCGCAATTTGGAGGCGATGCTGATCGTCGCCGACAAGGAAGTGACGTTGATCGTCACCGGCAATGGCGACGTGCTCGAGCCCGAGGGCGGCGTCGCGGCGATCGGATCGGGCGGCAATTTCGCCTTGGCTGCGGCGCGCGCGCTGGTCGACTATGAGAGCGACGCCGAGAAGATCGCGCGCCAGGCGATGAAGATCGCCGGCGAGCTGTGCGTCTATACCAATGACCGGCTGACGATCGAGACGCTGGATAGCGTGAACTGA